One window from the genome of candidate division WOR-3 bacterium encodes:
- a CDS encoding ferredoxin:thioredoxin reductase has protein sequence MANPWDGVVGTAPYNENLERIKNIAEEKGFILNPDEERVKKVVGLMTMNFKEYNKYYCPCKQSHPLDPTKDVVCPCSTLEQEVNKDGHCYCRLFYKKET, from the coding sequence ATGGCTAATCCATGGGATGGTGTCGTCGGAACCGCTCCATATAATGAAAATCTTGAAAGAATAAAAAATATCGCGGAAGAGAAAGGTTTCATTTTAAACCCTGATGAAGAACGGGTGAAAAAAGTAGTGGGACTGATGACGATGAATTTCAAAGAATACAATAAATATTACTGCCCCTGCAAGCAGAGTCATCCGCTTGATCCGACAAAGGATGTCGTATGTCCTTGTTCGACCCTTGAACAAGAGGTGAATAAAGACGGCCACTGTTACTGCCGTCTTTTCTATAAAAAAGAAACATAG